Proteins encoded within one genomic window of Bacteroides sedimenti:
- a CDS encoding Mrp/NBP35 family ATP-binding protein: MTLYPKLILDALSKVRYPGTGKDIVSAGMVDDNIRIEGMKVSFSLIFEKPTDPFIKSLVKSAEAAILTYVSKDVEIVGNIDVKAKQAPRPEVGKLLPQVKNIIAVSSGKGGVGKSTVSANLAVSLAKLGYKVGLLDADIFGPSMPKMFQVEDARPYLEKIEGRDLIIPIEKYGVKLLSIGFFVDPDQATVWRGGMASNALKQLIADANWGELDYFLIDLPPGTSDIHLTIVQSVALTGAIVVSTPQAVALADARKGINMFTNDKVNVPILGLVENMAWFTPAELPENKYYLFGKEGCKKLSEEVNVPLLGQIPIVQSICEGGDSGVPVALNEDSITGKAFLELAENMVQQVNKRNEELAPTKIVELHK; the protein is encoded by the coding sequence ATGACACTTTATCCAAAACTTATACTCGACGCACTTAGCAAGGTGCGTTATCCCGGTACGGGAAAGGATATTGTTTCTGCCGGTATGGTGGATGATAATATCCGGATTGAAGGAATGAAAGTTTCCTTCTCTTTGATTTTTGAAAAGCCGACCGACCCGTTTATTAAATCACTGGTTAAATCGGCTGAGGCTGCCATCCTTACTTATGTAAGCAAAGATGTGGAGATTGTAGGAAATATCGATGTGAAAGCCAAACAGGCTCCTCGTCCCGAAGTAGGTAAACTCCTACCTCAGGTTAAGAACATCATTGCTGTATCTTCCGGTAAGGGAGGGGTAGGTAAGTCGACCGTTTCCGCCAATCTTGCCGTTTCTTTGGCAAAGCTGGGCTACAAGGTAGGCTTGCTCGATGCCGATATCTTTGGACCTTCCATGCCAAAAATGTTTCAGGTAGAGGATGCACGTCCATATCTGGAGAAAATAGAAGGAAGAGACCTGATTATTCCGATTGAAAAATATGGTGTTAAACTTTTATCCATCGGTTTCTTTGTTGATCCCGACCAGGCAACCGTGTGGCGGGGTGGTATGGCCAGCAACGCCTTGAAGCAGCTGATTGCTGATGCCAACTGGGGAGAACTGGATTATTTCCTCATTGACCTGCCTCCAGGTACCAGCGATATTCACCTGACTATTGTTCAGTCGGTTGCTCTTACCGGTGCAATTGTGGTAAGTACTCCGCAGGCTGTAGCATTGGCCGATGCCCGCAAAGGAATCAATATGTTTACTAATGACAAGGTGAATGTTCCTATCCTGGGATTAGTGGAGAATATGGCTTGGTTTACTCCAGCCGAACTACCGGAGAATAAATATTATCTGTTCGGTAAAGAGGGATGTAAAAAACTCTCTGAAGAGGTAAATGTCCCTTTACTTGGTCAGATTCCAATCGTTCAAAGCATTTGTGAAGGAGGAGACAGCGGAGTGCCAGTGGCTCTGAATGAAGATTCCATCACCGGAAAGGCTTTTCTGGAGCTGGCGGAGAATATGGTACAACAGGTTAATAAGAGGAATGAAGAGCTTGCTCCAACCAAAATTGTGGAGCTTCATAAGTAA
- the trmB gene encoding tRNA (guanosine(46)-N7)-methyltransferase TrmB, whose product MGKNKLQKFADMQSYPHVFEYPYSVMDNVPFEMKGKWGKEFFKNDNPIVIELGCGRGEYTVGLGRMFPDKNFIAVDIKGSRMWSGATESLNEGLKNVAFLRTNIEIIDRFFDKNEVSEIWLTFSDPQMKKATKRLTSTYFMERYRKFLVPDGIIHLKTDSNFMYTYTTYMVEENKFPVLFATEDLYHSGLVDEILNIQTYYEQQWLERGLNIKYLKFTLPQDGALKEPEQEIELDTYRSYNRSKRSGKKTTLTFEEE is encoded by the coding sequence ATGGGAAAAAATAAATTACAGAAATTTGCAGATATGCAGAGCTATCCGCACGTATTCGAATATCCATATTCAGTAATGGATAATGTTCCTTTTGAAATGAAAGGGAAATGGGGAAAAGAGTTCTTTAAGAATGACAACCCTATTGTTATTGAACTGGGATGCGGACGTGGAGAATATACTGTGGGGCTGGGACGTATGTTCCCGGATAAGAACTTCATAGCAGTGGATATTAAAGGCTCTCGTATGTGGAGCGGAGCTACTGAATCATTGAATGAGGGACTTAAAAATGTGGCGTTTCTTCGTACGAATATTGAAATTATAGACCGCTTTTTTGATAAGAATGAAGTAAGTGAAATATGGCTTACTTTCTCTGATCCGCAGATGAAGAAAGCTACCAAGCGGCTTACTTCCACTTATTTCATGGAACGCTATCGTAAATTCCTGGTACCCGATGGAATTATTCATCTGAAGACCGATAGCAATTTTATGTACACCTATACTACCTATATGGTAGAGGAAAACAAGTTTCCGGTTCTATTTGCAACCGAGGATCTTTATCATTCAGGGCTGGTGGATGAAATTCTGAATATTCAGACCTATTATGAGCAGCAATGGCTGGAGAGAGGACTGAATATTAAGTACCTCAAGTTTACACTTCCTCAGGATGGTGCTCTGAAAGAGCCGGAACAGGAAATTGAACTTGATACCTATCGTAGTTACAACCGCAGCAAGCGGAGTGGTAAAAAAACAACTTTAACTTTTGAAGAAGAATAA
- a CDS encoding MBL fold metallo-hydrolase: MGYKITTLVDNVVYYRELQAEHGLSLLIESGEKKVLFDTGSTDLFIRNARFLGIDLSKVDYLVLSHGHSDHSGGIRQFLELNPKAKVVCKKEVFQKKYKDVRENGFQYAGKIDENRLWLVDTITEIIPGMYVLPQIKITDKTDTHFEHFFTVVNENIVPDTFEDELALVIPDAKSLSVLSSCSHRGITNILRSAQEAFPDRTFNLVMGGFHINNAGEDKFNVISTYLGRKLPRRLGICHCTGIDNYARFHQEFSTRVFYSYTGWVEEIK, encoded by the coding sequence ATGGGTTATAAAATCACTACGCTCGTAGACAATGTTGTTTATTACCGGGAATTACAGGCAGAACACGGACTTTCTCTGTTAATTGAAAGCGGAGAAAAGAAAGTTCTTTTTGATACTGGATCAACAGACTTGTTTATCCGGAATGCCCGTTTTCTTGGGATTGATCTGAGTAAGGTGGATTATCTGGTATTATCTCATGGGCATAGCGACCATTCGGGAGGAATCAGGCAGTTTCTGGAACTGAACCCTAAGGCGAAAGTGGTTTGTAAAAAAGAGGTTTTTCAGAAAAAATACAAGGATGTGCGGGAAAATGGCTTCCAATATGCCGGAAAAATAGATGAGAACCGCCTTTGGTTGGTAGATACCATAACAGAGATTATACCGGGGATGTATGTGCTTCCTCAGATTAAAATAACAGATAAGACAGACACTCATTTTGAGCACTTCTTTACCGTGGTCAATGAGAATATCGTACCCGATACATTTGAAGACGAACTGGCTTTAGTGATACCGGACGCGAAATCGCTTTCGGTGTTGAGTTCATGCTCGCACCGGGGAATTACAAATATCCTTCGAAGTGCTCAGGAAGCTTTTCCTGATCGTACTTTTAATTTGGTGATGGGAGGTTTTCATATCAACAACGCCGGTGAAGATAAATTTAATGTGATAAGCACCTACCTGGGAAGAAAGCTGCCCAGAAGATTGGGAATCTGCCATTGTACCGGAATAGACAATTATGCACGCTTTCATCAGGAATTCAGTACCCGTGTATTTTACAGTTACACAGGTTGGGTAGAAGAGATAAAATAA
- a CDS encoding branched-chain amino acid aminotransferase translates to MMEQIDWANLSFGYIKTDYNVRYNFRDGKWGELEISSSEYINLHMAATCLHYGQEAFEGMKAFRGKDGKIRIFRLEENAKRLQASCDGILMEKLPVEMYKEAVLKVVKLNERFVPPYESGASLYIRPLLIGTSAQVGVHPASEYTFIIFVTPVGPYFKGGFSCNPYVIFREFDRAAPLGTGIFKIGGNYAASLRANKKAHDMGYSSEFYLDAKEKKYIDECGAANFFGVKNNTYVTPLSSSVLPSITNKSLMVLAESMGLKVERRPVPEEELSTFEEAGACGTAAVISPIERIDDVENDKSYVISKDGKPGPVCTKLYNKLRAIQYGDEPDTYGWITIVE, encoded by the coding sequence ATAATGGAACAAATAGATTGGGCTAATCTGTCTTTTGGTTACATAAAAACAGATTATAACGTACGGTACAATTTCCGTGACGGCAAGTGGGGAGAACTTGAAATCAGTAGTAGCGAATACATTAATCTGCATATGGCTGCTACATGTTTACATTATGGGCAGGAAGCCTTTGAAGGAATGAAAGCCTTTAGAGGAAAAGATGGTAAAATACGTATTTTCCGTCTGGAAGAAAATGCGAAACGTCTGCAAGCGTCCTGCGATGGAATTCTAATGGAAAAACTTCCAGTAGAGATGTACAAAGAGGCAGTTCTGAAAGTGGTAAAACTTAACGAACGATTCGTTCCACCTTATGAAAGCGGTGCATCACTTTATATCCGTCCGCTTTTGATAGGAACAAGCGCTCAGGTGGGGGTACATCCTGCGTCAGAATATACCTTTATTATCTTCGTAACTCCGGTTGGTCCATATTTTAAAGGCGGATTCTCATGTAATCCTTATGTAATTTTCCGTGAATTCGATCGTGCTGCTCCCCTTGGAACGGGAATTTTCAAGATTGGTGGAAATTATGCGGCCAGTTTGAGAGCCAACAAAAAAGCTCATGATATGGGTTACTCTTCCGAGTTTTATCTTGATGCAAAAGAGAAAAAGTACATTGACGAATGTGGAGCTGCCAATTTCTTTGGTGTCAAGAACAATACATATGTCACTCCATTGTCATCTTCAGTTCTTCCATCCATCACCAATAAAAGTCTCATGGTGCTGGCAGAAAGTATGGGCCTGAAAGTTGAACGTCGCCCGGTTCCTGAAGAAGAATTATCTACATTCGAAGAAGCAGGTGCTTGTGGAACTGCAGCTGTAATCAGTCCAATTGAACGCATTGATGACGTGGAAAACGACAAATCATATGTAATTTCAAAAGATGGCAAACCAGGTCCTGTTTGTACTAAGTTATACAACAAACTTCGTGCAATTCAGTATGGAGATGAGCCTGATACATACGGCTGGATTACAATTGTGGAATAA
- the xseB gene encoding exodeoxyribonuclease VII small subunit, with product MAEKKQSYAEAMKKLEDIVSAVEKDELDIDRLSEKLKEAQKLVSFCKDKLYKTDQEIKRIMEEESD from the coding sequence ATGGCAGAGAAAAAACAATCCTATGCAGAAGCAATGAAAAAACTGGAAGATATCGTTTCTGCGGTGGAAAAAGATGAACTTGACATCGACCGGTTGAGTGAGAAGCTTAAAGAAGCACAGAAACTGGTTAGCTTTTGCAAAGATAAACTTTACAAAACAGATCAGGAAATAAAGCGAATAATGGAGGAGGAATCTGACTGA
- the xseA gene encoding exodeoxyribonuclease VII large subunit, translating to MERAPLTLYELNALVRQALNEALPDTYWIQAELSDVRSNSSGHCYLEFVQKDARGNNLIAKARGTIWANVFRLLKPYFEESTGQAFVSGIKVLVQVSVEFHELYGYSLTVTDIDPTYTLGDMARKRREILKQLEEEGVLTLNKELEMPMLTQRIAVISSSTAAGYGDFCNQLLENPYGFVFYPHLFPALMQGNQVEESVISALNAVNSRRDDFDAVVIIRGGGATSDLSGFDTYLLAANCAQFPLPVITGIGHERDDTVIDSVAHTRVKTPTAAAQFLITHMHQAAVLLEEMAGTLTSSLTGRMEQERRRLTDLTSRLPLVVENRILREEYQIKQKMQQIYNGIIQILTRKQHRLLLLEQKVSDASPERVLKRGFSLTLKDGKVVTDSAQLRLGDTITTRLAKGEVISEVK from the coding sequence ATGGAAAGAGCTCCGCTCACTCTTTACGAACTAAATGCTTTGGTAAGACAGGCATTAAATGAAGCTTTGCCCGATACTTATTGGATTCAGGCCGAGTTGAGCGATGTGCGTTCTAATTCTTCGGGTCATTGTTACCTGGAGTTTGTGCAGAAAGATGCACGGGGCAATAATCTCATTGCTAAAGCAAGAGGAACAATCTGGGCCAATGTTTTCCGACTGTTGAAACCCTATTTTGAGGAAAGCACCGGTCAGGCATTCGTTTCGGGCATTAAGGTTTTGGTACAGGTGTCTGTTGAGTTTCACGAACTTTATGGCTACAGTCTTACTGTAACCGATATCGACCCCACTTACACGCTGGGAGATATGGCCCGGAAGAGACGGGAAATTCTGAAGCAACTGGAAGAGGAAGGGGTGCTTACACTCAACAAGGAACTCGAGATGCCAATGCTTACTCAAAGAATTGCCGTGATATCTTCTTCAACGGCTGCCGGATATGGTGATTTCTGTAACCAGCTACTGGAAAACCCTTATGGATTTGTCTTTTACCCACATCTTTTCCCGGCTCTAATGCAGGGAAATCAGGTTGAGGAATCGGTAATCTCTGCCCTGAATGCCGTGAACAGCAGGCGAGACGATTTCGATGCTGTGGTGATTATCCGGGGCGGGGGAGCCACATCCGACCTTTCCGGCTTTGATACTTACCTGTTGGCAGCCAATTGTGCCCAGTTTCCTTTGCCTGTTATTACTGGAATAGGACACGAAAGAGACGATACGGTGATTGATTCTGTTGCACATACTCGGGTAAAAACCCCGACGGCGGCAGCGCAGTTTCTGATAACTCACATGCATCAGGCTGCTGTATTGCTTGAAGAGATGGCTGGCACCCTGACTTCTTCCCTGACCGGTAGAATGGAGCAGGAACGACGCCGGCTAACTGATCTCACCAGTCGGTTGCCATTGGTTGTGGAAAACCGTATACTTCGGGAAGAGTATCAGATAAAGCAGAAGATGCAACAAATATATAACGGAATTATCCAGATTCTTACCCGGAAACAGCACAGGCTGCTGTTACTTGAGCAGAAGGTGAGTGATGCATCTCCTGAAAGGGTGCTTAAACGTGGATTCAGTCTGACCCTTAAAGATGGAAAAGTCGTGACGGATAGTGCACAGTTGAGGCTGGGTGATACAATTACCACTCGTCTTGCAAAAGGAGAGGTGATTAGTGAAGTTAAATAA
- a CDS encoding S8 family peptidase: MKKISLIAMALLLSTIASSKVSYKFRITLADKKCTEYSLNKPEKFLSEKSLERRAKQKLAVDSTDIPVCGQYIKAIRSTGAQVLVTSKWNNTVTVSCADSMLVKKLIKLPFVSGVELVWRGEERAMSSDAARKDSVTNKMERTENFYGKAFRQIEIHNGQKLHQAGFRGEGMTVAIIDGGYKNANKLAALKSIKLLGTRDFVQPNSDIYEENSHGMMVLSCMASNAPFSIVGTAPEASYWLLRSEDIDSESLVEQDYWAAAVEFADSVGVDVVNTSLGYQKFDDTSKNYNYQDLDGRKAMISRSAGMAADKGMVVVCSAGNEGRNSWKKITPPADAFNVITVGAIDSELLLAPFSSVGNTTDNRVKPDVSAIGQKTSLLRTNGEIGNANGTSFSAPTFCGLLTCLWQSCPELTAKQLIELVRHSCDNSATPNNVYGYGIPDVYKAYRTVHPEVANQ, from the coding sequence ATGAAAAAAATAAGTCTGATAGCGATGGCTCTTTTGCTTTCGACTATCGCTAGCTCAAAAGTAAGCTATAAGTTCCGCATCACTCTGGCTGACAAGAAATGTACGGAGTATTCACTTAACAAACCCGAGAAGTTTCTTTCAGAGAAGTCATTGGAACGCCGTGCAAAACAAAAGCTGGCGGTCGACTCTACCGATATTCCCGTATGTGGCCAATACATCAAGGCTATTCGTTCTACCGGGGCTCAGGTCTTGGTGACAAGCAAGTGGAACAACACCGTGACTGTTAGTTGTGCCGATTCCATGCTGGTTAAGAAACTAATAAAACTTCCATTTGTCTCAGGGGTGGAGCTTGTATGGAGAGGAGAAGAACGAGCAATGTCTTCGGATGCCGCACGCAAGGATTCGGTGACGAACAAAATGGAAAGAACAGAAAACTTCTATGGAAAAGCGTTTCGGCAGATAGAGATTCATAACGGACAGAAACTGCATCAGGCAGGATTCCGTGGCGAAGGGATGACGGTTGCAATCATAGACGGTGGTTATAAGAATGCCAATAAACTAGCTGCACTGAAATCTATAAAATTGTTGGGCACACGTGATTTTGTACAACCCAATTCGGACATTTACGAGGAGAATAGTCATGGAATGATGGTGCTTTCCTGCATGGCATCCAATGCTCCTTTCTCTATTGTAGGAACTGCTCCCGAGGCCTCTTACTGGCTATTACGCTCAGAAGATATCGATTCAGAGAGCCTGGTTGAACAGGATTACTGGGCAGCTGCTGTTGAATTTGCCGACAGTGTGGGAGTTGATGTTGTAAACACCTCTCTTGGTTACCAGAAGTTTGATGATACTTCAAAAAACTATAATTATCAGGACTTGGATGGACGTAAGGCAATGATTTCACGTTCGGCTGGTATGGCTGCCGATAAAGGAATGGTTGTGGTGTGCAGTGCCGGTAACGAAGGACGTAATTCTTGGAAGAAAATTACTCCTCCGGCCGATGCATTTAATGTAATTACCGTAGGGGCAATTGACTCAGAGTTACTGTTGGCTCCTTTCTCTTCGGTTGGTAATACTACCGATAACCGTGTGAAACCTGATGTTTCGGCTATTGGTCAAAAAACGTCTTTACTTAGAACAAATGGAGAGATAGGGAATGCCAATGGAACCTCTTTCTCGGCTCCCACCTTCTGTGGCTTGCTCACCTGCTTATGGCAATCTTGTCCTGAACTGACTGCGAAGCAGTTGATTGAACTGGTCCGTCATTCGTGCGATAATTCTGCTACACCCAATAATGTGTACGGATATGGAATACCTGATGTATATAAAGCATACCGAACTGTTCATCCTGAAGTAGCCAATCAATAA
- the ispF gene encoding 2-C-methyl-D-erythritol 2,4-cyclodiphosphate synthase — translation MKVRVGFGFDVHALVSGRELWLGGVKLEHEKGLQGHSDADVLLHAVCDALLGAANMRDIGFHFPDTAGEYKNIDSKILLSRTIELVRSKGYELGNMDITVCAERPKLNPHIPAMKKAMAEVMKVDEEDISIKATTTEKLGFTGREEGISAYATVLITKE, via the coding sequence ATGAAAGTAAGAGTCGGTTTTGGGTTTGATGTGCATGCATTGGTTTCTGGTCGTGAATTATGGCTTGGGGGCGTAAAGCTCGAACATGAAAAAGGATTGCAGGGACATTCTGATGCGGATGTCCTGTTACACGCAGTGTGCGATGCTTTACTGGGAGCTGCAAACATGCGGGATATTGGCTTTCATTTTCCCGATACTGCCGGAGAATACAAGAATATTGACAGTAAAATTCTGCTTTCGCGTACAATAGAGCTAGTACGTTCCAAAGGGTACGAGTTGGGGAATATGGATATCACCGTATGTGCCGAACGTCCCAAGCTGAATCCTCATATCCCGGCCATGAAAAAAGCGATGGCGGAAGTAATGAAGGTAGACGAGGAAGATATTTCTATTAAGGCTACCACCACCGAGAAGCTTGGTTTTACAGGTAGGGAAGAAGGAATATCAGCCTACGCTACGGTACTTATCACTAAAGAATAA
- the porV gene encoding type IX secretion system outer membrane channel protein PorV, translating into MRKSKVYILFAALLLVNVRLIAQETKNQFNPVNTGVTSLSIAPDSRGGGMGDVGVATDPDVNSQYWNPAKYPFTISRAGVSLSYTPWLRKLVNDIDLAYLAGYYRIGEYQALSTSLRYFSLGEVTVGQDGSGNGGYSINPYEMSFDVGYSRMLSEHFSAAVALRFIYSDLAYKQEEDVTPGSAFAADVAMYYNRYVILGQRECNFAWGMNISNIGSKISYDSGNSSEFIPTNLRLGASLLVPMDEYNTFAISADANKLLVPTRPIQGANESATDYEDRLQRDYKDLSPISGIFKSFSDAPGGFKEELQEVQWSVGAEYTYHQQFSVRGGYHYENANKGNRKYFSVGAGFKMNVFSLDAAYLISTAQSNPLDQTLRFSLSFDLDGIKDIFGKK; encoded by the coding sequence ATGAGAAAATCGAAAGTATATATCCTATTTGCAGCTTTGCTTCTGGTAAATGTGCGCTTGATTGCACAAGAAACAAAGAACCAGTTCAACCCGGTTAATACCGGTGTGACTTCTCTTTCCATTGCACCCGATTCAAGAGGTGGTGGTATGGGAGATGTTGGTGTTGCCACCGATCCGGATGTGAACTCACAATACTGGAATCCGGCAAAGTATCCGTTTACCATCAGCCGTGCCGGAGTTTCGCTTTCGTACACTCCGTGGTTGCGTAAACTTGTTAACGACATCGATCTTGCATATCTGGCAGGATACTATCGTATTGGTGAATACCAGGCCCTGAGTACTTCACTGAGATATTTTTCGTTGGGTGAAGTTACCGTGGGACAAGATGGAAGCGGTAATGGGGGGTATTCCATTAACCCTTACGAAATGTCTTTTGATGTAGGCTATTCACGTATGCTTTCAGAACATTTTTCTGCGGCAGTAGCTCTCCGTTTCATTTATTCTGACCTGGCTTACAAACAGGAAGAGGATGTAACTCCGGGATCGGCTTTTGCAGCTGATGTGGCTATGTATTACAATCGATATGTAATCCTTGGACAACGTGAATGTAACTTTGCCTGGGGTATGAACATCTCCAATATCGGTAGCAAAATTTCGTATGATAGTGGCAACAGCAGCGAATTTATTCCTACGAACCTTCGTCTGGGTGCCTCTTTATTGGTCCCGATGGATGAGTATAACACCTTTGCCATTAGTGCAGATGCGAACAAATTGCTGGTTCCCACACGTCCGATACAGGGAGCAAATGAAAGTGCTACTGATTATGAAGACCGTCTCCAGAGAGATTATAAAGACCTGTCGCCCATTTCCGGAATCTTTAAGTCGTTCAGCGATGCCCCGGGTGGCTTCAAGGAAGAGCTCCAGGAGGTTCAGTGGTCTGTTGGGGCAGAATATACTTATCACCAGCAATTCTCCGTTCGTGGTGGTTACCACTATGAGAATGCGAATAAGGGCAATCGAAAATATTTCTCTGTAGGAGCTGGTTTCAAGATGAATGTATTCTCTCTTGATGCAGCATACCTTATTTCAACAGCACAAAGCAATCCGCTCGACCAGACGCTTCGCTTCTCCCTCTCATTTGATTTAGATGGTATTAAAGATATTTTTGGCAAGAAATGA